One region of uncultured Sulfurimonas sp. genomic DNA includes:
- a CDS encoding DUF6236 family protein, with translation MVNKENYIITLNYIEDLPDSNEIERDFDILQRKKISSNKKENGIAYRYTKKIFLDFVARFIRSSIKRNYDFQTYPIIPSFISTDLDFKSKNNSVLNLIIESFPVPDDRVTFDEIFNFKEKYRSELLEFRAYIVKLTQGDKPCNEIINEINRKLLVFEEGLKNMKIKYRLDPT, from the coding sequence TTGGTTAACAAAGAAAACTATATAATCACACTTAATTACATTGAAGATTTGCCAGATTCAAATGAAATTGAACGTGACTTTGACATCTTACAAAGGAAAAAAATCTCCTCCAATAAGAAAGAGAATGGTATTGCCTATAGATATACTAAGAAGATATTCTTGGATTTCGTTGCAAGGTTTATACGGAGTTCAATTAAGCGTAATTATGATTTTCAAACCTATCCTATTATACCTTCTTTTATATCAACGGATTTAGATTTCAAATCAAAGAATAATTCTGTTTTAAACCTAATTATCGAAAGTTTTCCTGTTCCTGATGACAGGGTCACTTTCGATGAGATATTTAACTTTAAAGAAAAATATCGTTCGGAATTACTGGAATTTAGAGCATATATTGTCAAATTAACCCAAGGAGATAAACCTTGCAACGAAATCATAAATGAGATAAATAGGAAACTTTTAGTATTTGAAGAGGGTCTGAAAAACATGAAAATCAAATATCGTCTCGACCCAACTTGA
- a CDS encoding DUF4861 family protein → MPTKHGFKLTLVNTLNFDRQDCPIVITRDEMPLKNLEEMGVTVVDPSLPARPMPSAEVLKKQGGHHIREETNGQQLFYQMDDLDRDGIWDELYFQTDIKANERKTMYLYIGFNQRGWNEHGTHATIGSYCHHMIPFWESAHVGWKLWYRDTCDVFGKRKGVLMSNLLCMQNLDGYGVSYTSHDYGSDIQRVAETFGGGRYLPVRISRFRRFGIAPPVYPERG, encoded by the coding sequence ATGCCCACAAAACACGGATTCAAGCTTACACTGGTCAATACGCTCAATTTCGACCGTCAGGACTGCCCGATAGTGATCACCCGTGACGAGATGCCGCTCAAAAATCTCGAGGAAATGGGTGTCACCGTGGTCGATCCCTCTCTTCCGGCACGGCCTATGCCCTCCGCCGAAGTTCTCAAGAAACAGGGCGGGCACCATATCCGTGAGGAAACCAACGGCCAGCAATTGTTCTACCAGATGGATGACCTCGACCGTGACGGCATCTGGGACGAACTCTATTTCCAGACCGACATAAAGGCCAACGAACGCAAGACAATGTATCTCTATATCGGGTTCAATCAGCGCGGCTGGAATGAGCACGGAACCCATGCGACAATCGGCAGCTACTGCCACCACATGATACCTTTCTGGGAGTCGGCTCATGTCGGCTGGAAACTCTGGTACCGTGACACCTGCGATGTATTCGGCAAGCGCAAGGGAGTTCTGATGTCGAACCTGCTGTGTATGCAGAATCTGGACGGGTACGGTGTGTCGTACACCTCCCATGATTATGGTTCCGATATACAGCGAGTTGCCGAAACCTTCGGCGGCGGGCGCTATCTGCCTGTTCGAATTTCCCGCTTTCGCCGATTCGGTATCGCGCCCCCGGTTTACCCCGAACGCGGATAA
- a CDS encoding FAD-dependent oxidoreductase, translated as MDRILPGKRESRRYIGDHILNQNDVRAEGKFDDLVAYGGWTMDDHNPGGFRYPGQPTTFHPAPSPFGIPYRSLYSFNIGNLFCAGRNISASHAAMSATRVMATCATLGQAVGTAAAIAVRDSLTPREVYQKRIGELKQTLMDDDCYLPWNGREIPELTP; from the coding sequence ATGGATCGGATTCTTCCGGGTAAACGTGAGAGCAGAAGGTATATCGGCGACCACATTCTGAATCAGAACGATGTCCGTGCCGAGGGCAAATTCGATGACCTCGTGGCGTACGGCGGCTGGACCATGGATGACCACAATCCCGGCGGTTTCAGATATCCCGGGCAGCCCACGACATTTCATCCCGCACCGTCACCGTTCGGTATCCCATACCGCAGCCTCTACTCGTTCAATATCGGGAACCTGTTCTGCGCAGGCCGTAACATCAGCGCAAGCCATGCCGCCATGAGCGCAACACGGGTTATGGCAACCTGCGCAACGCTGGGGCAGGCTGTGGGAACCGCCGCGGCTATTGCGGTACGTGATTCGTTAACTCCACGCGAGGTCTATCAAAAAAGAATCGGCGAACTCAAGCAAACGCTCATGGACGACGACTGCTATCTGCCCTGGAACGGCCGTGAAATTCCGGAACTGACCCCGTAA
- a CDS encoding FAD-dependent oxidoreductase, which yields MKDLNHRVDFCIVGGGLSGMCAAIAAARHGAKVALIQDRPVLGGNTSSEIRMHICGAHGKNNRETGIVEEIQLENCYRNPLSNYYIWDSVLYEKVRFEPNISLFLNCTCHDIEMDGNRIRAIKAWQLTTETRHRIEANLFSDCSGDSILAPLSGAKFRIGREAQREFDEDIEPPVADKKTMGMSCLIQAREDRPASDVYFRRNGRMSMTARMTCEP from the coding sequence ATGAAAGATTTAAATCACCGCGTTGATTTCTGTATAGTCGGAGGTGGACTTTCCGGCATGTGTGCGGCCATCGCAGCGGCACGTCACGGGGCAAAGGTAGCTCTCATCCAGGACAGGCCGGTACTCGGCGGCAATACATCGAGCGAAATCCGTATGCACATCTGCGGGGCACACGGGAAAAACAACCGTGAAACCGGAATTGTCGAGGAAATCCAACTTGAGAACTGTTACCGTAACCCGCTCTCAAACTATTACATCTGGGACAGCGTCTTGTATGAGAAGGTCAGGTTCGAGCCGAACATATCGCTGTTTTTGAACTGCACCTGTCATGATATCGAGATGGACGGAAACCGGATTCGCGCTATCAAGGCATGGCAGTTAACCACCGAAACACGGCATCGTATCGAGGCAAACCTGTTCTCCGACTGTTCGGGCGATTCCATACTCGCACCGCTGTCCGGTGCAAAGTTCCGCATAGGCCGTGAGGCACAAAGGGAATTCGATGAGGACATCGAGCCGCCGGTGGCCGATAAAAAAACCATGGGAATGAGCTGCCTGATTCAGGCACGTGAGGACCGACCGGCCTCAGACGTTTATTTCCGCCGAAATGGGCGAATGTCTATGACAGCGAGGATGACCTGCGAACCGTGA
- a CDS encoding SIMPL domain-containing protein has protein sequence MTGDAEVRVVPDEVILTLGVETWDKDLNIAKAENDQRTQQIVATAKKFNIAEKHIQTDYINIEPRYEDMYEHKKFIGYFVRKTVVLTIRDTSMFETVLTGVLEAGANYVHGVQFRTTELRKHRDEARSLAIKAAREKANDLAQELGQSVGKPYNIQENPSNWWSGYNTGWGSQWRGGYGPECHSE, from the coding sequence GTGACGGGAGATGCGGAAGTACGAGTCGTTCCTGATGAAGTTATCCTTACACTCGGTGTGGAAACATGGGATAAAGATTTAAACATAGCAAAAGCGGAAAACGATCAGCGAACACAACAAATTGTTGCGACGGCTAAAAAGTTCAACATAGCGGAAAAACATATTCAGACCGATTATATCAACATCGAGCCGCGGTATGAAGATATGTATGAGCATAAGAAATTCATCGGCTACTTTGTGAGGAAAACAGTCGTACTGACAATCAGAGATACATCCATGTTTGAGACAGTCCTGACCGGTGTGCTCGAGGCCGGAGCGAATTATGTCCACGGCGTTCAGTTTCGTACTACAGAACTCCGAAAGCACAGGGATGAAGCGCGTTCGCTCGCCATTAAAGCCGCCCGGGAGAAAGCGAATGATCTGGCACAAGAGCTTGGGCAGAGCGTCGGCAAACCATACAATATTCAGGAAAACCCGTCCAATTGGTGGTCAGGGTATAATACCGGGTGGGGTTCGCAGTGGCGCGGCGGTTATGGCCCAGAATGTCATTCAGAATGA